The DNA sequence TAGTTTAGtccaagaaaaattattttacctgcaataagtcagtagaAGGTAAGTATCAATTGTTATTCAGATTTTtcgttaatatcaacaaatctaatgaattttaactaactgcggaacttatttgttagacgaaagcgaATTTTAGGGACGCTAGATGTAATTCCTCCAACCATAAGGGGTCTTTCTGCAATTCCACCAAACATCAGTGGAGGAAAGTATAAATTATCCCTAACAATTAACCACACTTTTGGGGGTGGAAgtgttaattttgcaatttcagaTACCAAGTTGGGAAATAATGAAACTTCTGGGGCCAGATTGCTATTTCCCCCTTTTTGTGCGCGTGAGAGTGTGTTAATAGTTGTTACAGGCTTCCAGCTTCTTCGGAGGCAGcaaaagaagacaaaaatttGCTGGTGACGGTGAGATAATATATGGATGCAGTTCACactttgatcaaatatttatttagtttttttcttttttgaaaaacaaaacattctacatgaataaaacaatataatattGCATTAGactattatattaaataattttttcctataacattttaaacatttagataaaataatcatttaacGTGATTTTATAATCAGGTCAAACAAGaaatcttgaatttgaatttcattgccacccatttataaaataaaggttTCGTAGAAGGCATGTTAAGATATTACATATTACAGTAGAGCGGCTAGAACCTCTATAAATTCATACTcgataaatttataacttctctaaaataataattgttctCGGTCTTAACTTGTACCCAAGGTCTAAATTAGTTATTtcgataaattgataaaacaataatttttcgaaagacccattataaatttatggtcCCATcagtattataaattaataattctacaAACTTACAAACAGGACAACTcagtaaaatatgattttgatgtttgtttcatcttaaaatttaaatatagttGTGTTTCATATTTAACTTTCTTTACTGTATCAAAAAACTTCGATGTTGTGTTCTCATACTGCAAGAAACATTGattgattttgttaattgtaaatttcaagaaattattaaCTTCAAACATTAAGCAGCATCTATGACTAATAAATGACTCAAATTCTTTATCTACATTCCATTTGAGACGTGTGGCAACATCACTAGCCCCAAACTAGGAGTTGGTATGGGATACGGCCTCGTTCCCCCACTTGACAGCAGATGATGCAGCTCGATGCAGTCGGAGTCACATAGTGCAaagttattttctttctagCTTTTCTTATCTTGCGATTTATCTCAAAAAGAAATCCCTCTAGAGAGATGAGACTTTGAAACTTGTAATCTGTACAAATTCCTCATCTACACAAATTCCACAGTCAAGGACAGACGATGCAACGTGCGATGCTATCAGAACCCATAGTTgcaaagtattctttttcaaattttcttattttacaattttatcttaaaagaaaatctcGTTAAAGAGATTAGACCTTAAAACTTCTAAACCTCGCAAATTTCTCTTCTGTTATATCATCAAGGTAGGTTTCAAGAAATACAGTGGAAATGATTAAACCAATTTGTAAACGAGGAAAGaaggtaaaataatttataaagaatGAGTGTCATAGTTGGTGAGAAATCGAagtttatttataaacatattcCACATGCACCATTCATCAAAATTACACCTatcataatttcaataatgCCTAGGTTAGGTAGGTAGCATCAATATTTAAGTTCAATCACTTATAATTTGGATTAGTGCTGTAAATGAGTCGAACTCGAGGGAATCTCAATAAAAAATCTGAGCTCGAGCTGGGCGAGCTCATTAGGCTCGAGCTCGCGAATATGCTTATTTTGCACAACAGCAGAAAATACAAGGCGGGAGATGGTGGAGTTGCAACGGTCAATACATATTAGATAAACGATACACATTTACACAATATACAAAAATCCAAACTCCATCTCTAATACATATAACAATACAGCATTTGTCATTCCCCAACTATACAAAATAACAGTGACACAAAAATCCAGCTAAAGTCCGAGTACAGccaaaccaaacaaaatcaacaaaaattcaatcaggcatttcatcaaatatcttGAAACCAAAACTTGCTCAGAAATTTTTGTCTATATACTATAAAAGAAGTTTACAAAGACGAAAAAATCACCAATCAATGGTGGAGTTGGAGCATAGCTGTGCCTTTTGCCGATGAATTCGTGGACTTGAATTTGGAGTTGTGGAGTTCGTCTTTCACTtcatgagagagagagttagagagagaaaagagttCTTCAATTCTCACATTGCATATTTACTGACTCAACTCAATCATACCTtaacttttctatttctaattttaattttaatgaattattgattgatttatttatttaataaacataaaaataacaaatatttttatttatatacatcaaataatataggattaggataattaataaatgtttttttaataattaataattaataattaatatactaaattatttattaaacttatttttagataatataaatcaaaatatcatattttaatatcattcaAAACATATTGACTAGCAATTCTAATATAAGgtgaattttaagaaaatgtattttattatagtggatattgaaattatgacaataaaatttatatgcattatattaaatatttatttacaaaaaaatatcacaatgtactaaattattgattaagcttttttttagataatataaactaaaataccatatttttataacatataaaactAAAGTATGAGATACGGACGAATATTTCTAATATGTagtaataaatgcattttgttgTAATGGACTGAAATTGAAACGATAAATTCgtatgcattatattaaatatttattgactaaaaaattatcaaaacgtgctgaattattgattaagcttatttttaaataatacaaactaaaatgccatattttaatatcatctaaaactaaaatatgatatattgactaacaattctaatatatgatgaattttaaaataaattcatatacattatattaattatttaattttaaaaaacttgtgaaaatgtactaaattattgattcaCCTTGacttttagataatataaactaaaacaccatatttaatataatctaaaattaaatatgagatattaactaataattctaatttatggtgaatttttaaatatttatttaaaaaaagtatcaaaatttactaaattgttgcttaaacttatttttaaataatatatttaaaaatatcatgttgttattattatataaaatttaaataagagacatattatatttttaatatatgatgagttttaaataaaagcttgatataatattaaaaatgtacttaaataatatatataaaaaaataaaaaaaatgtgttaaCGAACAGGAAGTATGtagctcgagtcgagctcgaacGCGAGCCGGCTTGGCTCATCTTGCACCCCTAATTTGGACCATCTCGAATTGAAAGTATGAAGATCCTTAaatattgggataattacattcttcttttatgaaatttgatataattacacataattttttaataatttaaaatttacatttaacatttataaggtttgttttcatttaacaaataagtttctcTATTAGTTGcaattcacaaaaattatcgttactaacaaaaaaaattagataaaaatttatattacccccgattgacttattattggtTTATTccaacttaaataaaaaaattgtgatcAAATTATTCTCATACGTCTTCGCAAGTTAATGCctttgagaaaatatattttcatcattagtttagtcggaaaaaaatatttgagttaaaataagtcagtaataagtcaataaagGGCAAGTAACAATTCTCATtcaagttgtttttttttttgttaatattaacaaatttagtgaatattTATTCACGGGTaaacctatttgttagataaaaacaaattttaagaatactagatgtaatttttttaaattacagaaatatttatatataatcacaCCAAATACCGAGAAAatagagtataattatcccttaaaatattttataaatggtGGGGTAGTACAATATCTCAATATAAATGTAGACCCATGTGTAAACTCATGTCTTCAGCCAGCCCATCTCTTTAAACAATCAACACATcacataaaatacaaaattttggaGCAATGATTacattgtgtgtgtgtgtgtgtgtgagtgggTGCAATTGGGttactttgaaaaaaaaaaaaaaaaaaccaagtGGTGGTGCTTATCCCacttttttgttgtaaataaaaaaataattacatgattatattttaattatgtggattgaataataaattaatttagttaatatattgatacattaatataactaaaaataataaagtacaCATTTGACGGGTTTTAAACTTATGACTTCGAAAGTTCATTAGACCTCAACTTTGttcatgaatttgaaatattattgacataattatttaaataatgaagaggtatttataattatatcaaatcttaaaagaggtaattataatttatcgtATACATAGTGTTGACAGAGTCTTCAGACAggttttgttttgatttaatcattttttccGTGCAACTTTCACAATTCTACTCTATGACTGCTGACAAAGTCCACTCTCCCACCTCACTAATTTTATTGGTTGACCAATATAAACATGTTTTATATCTTTTgtctcaaatattaaatttgattaaattacaaaataatgaagaagagctattaaaattcatttgggagaaattacatttcgtcattcaaattatacttatttttatattttatcattaatttttttttgtgtgtgtaaatTTACTTTTCTAACTTTGAGAAATTTGCGCTTTGTCAtttatgacttttttttttgttgatttttctattaaaaatataacatattatgcatatgtgaaaaatatcacatcatataacttttaaatatcacatgtccATTGCATGTAAtctttttttgacaaaaaaaaatagtttaaaaatgcataaagttgaaatgataaattaataaaaaaaatacatgtcaaagtataaaaacaatCATAGTTCGGATGTCAAAATGTTattaacccttttttttttctaaaatagttaaaaatattattgtttgtcattcttttaaagagtttaatataatatacctttttgtaatattacaaataagcaaattaccccttataaaaaaaaataacaatttatctctctgtgttttttttttaatggagcaatttagggaggtaaattgctttattttaaaaaatataggatggtgaataatatttctaaaaacacaaaacaataaattgctatttctTTTATCGTAGAGGGacaatttacttatttacaatattacaatggcttgcttgcattttttcattcttacataattataaaaaggaataattacactcccctcccctatggtttggtataattacacatcgACCCcctataatttgataaattacatttaacacttataaggtttgttttcatctaataaataagtccctttgttagttaaaattcaccaaatttgctgttaataatatttttttgaaaataaattatatttatgactTTATTGCTCACtaattgcaggtcaaataaatcttttcatgatcaaattactctcATACATCTACatacgttaatgcatgtgaggaaatatattttcaccgttaaaaggatagtttagttcgaaaaaaatatttgacctgcaataagtcagtaataaatcaatctcatgcataaatatttgttgGGAACATCTGCTTCAACCAGAAAGCATATCTCCGACGAAGCGTATTGTGGATGGGTTTGCAAACTCTATGCGGAAGACTTTGCATTTTGTTGAGTTGGAAATTCAGAATGGAACGACGGTGGTTAAACCTactaaaattatgaaggaGGAAGGATCGAAATGGTGTCAATCCACGACGGTGGGATACTTTCTGGGCAAGCGGCCATATTTCTTCCATCTAGATTCGTTAGTCAAATCGCAATGGTTGGTTACGGAGGAGGTAGTGGCCGCATCGAACggcttaaattttttatgtttcgTACTGATCCGACTGAGATCGCGGGTCGCACTTTAGGTCGTCCCCTTCAGCTCCGGATCCTTAATAACCTGACAATAGAACAAATGTCACCTAGCCGGGGTGGATACCGGCACAGAtgctccgacgctcaagtcagtaCTGAGAATTATCCCtagtaaaacatattttcttaatcttATGAAAGTGAAATTCGAATTAGACCAACCTTTGCACCTTTTTTCCTTCTCCGCTTTATACTGGTTATCTCCTTATTCTTACGTGTCCTCTGCACGATCTTTATGCCCGCTCCCACGACCGCTCGTCCTGCTATCATGGCCCACTTTTTACGGGCTTAAGATTGCCTTTAACCGTCTATCAAATTAGTGTGGAATACTAGGTCTAACTCTTTTTATCTCTGTCCCTCATGCGAAGGGTATATTAGTCTTTCTCTATCCCCCttcatcattactcccccacttcttGAAATGTTGTCACTTCAAGAAGTCGAACAGCTCTGTCCGACGGCTCGCTTAACGCTCTCGGTATCCCTGCGATTGTCCACGTGTCTTTTATCAAGCTATACCTCGATTTACGCTATTTTAGGGGGCAGCTGTTGTATGCTGATTGGGCAACGGTCATATCTACACCGCCttcccaaatatatatatacgaaaCCATTTCAAATTGTGTTCTTCCTTCCGCCTTTTACTCGAGAATTGTTGCTGCGAAGCGTTTCATCTTCGAGTGCTTTTCTTCCTCTAGCTGGCTGTTCCTCCTTCAACTCCTCCTCTTCTCGGATACCTCCAGGTACCATGTCTTCTTCTAACACCTCTAACATAGGTTCTAATTCTGCTGATATCTCTTCGTCCGCTCCTTCCAATATGCTTCTTAGAGATTTAGTTCCTCCTAGGCGTAGACTCCGTACTAATCGTGCTAATAACTCTGATTTAAACATGAATCCTGCTCTTGAGGATTCCCAGCCAGTTTTACAACCTACTCCCTGGGCCGAAATAGTTAGCACCGTGAAATTACAAATGCacaagataaaagaaaaattcttcattCCTTCTAACTATGAGATAGTAATTCCTCGATCCTCCGATCGTATGCACCGGCCTCCCCCTGGgttttgttctttctctttgCAACACTTTGAGGCAGGATTACGCTTTTCCTTGCCCCCTAGCGTAGCATTGATCCTTCGCCGTTTGAACCTATGCCCTATGCAATTATCCCCCAACTCTATACGTCACATTATTCTGTTCATCATTATTATGCGCGTACATAGGTTTGAACCCAACTTCGAAAATTTTTGGTCGTTATATTCTTTCACGACCTCAGTACGATCTGGAGATAACGGCTTCTTCTACCTAACCTCCCGAAAAGAATGTAGGTTCCTCGACCCCCTAACTTCCAATGTTGGTCCTTGGAAATCCAATTTTATCTTTGTTAGACCCCCTCCTGGTCGCGAATGGCCCTTCTCCCTTGATTGGAAGGTAGATAAGCCTACCCCTCTTACCGAAGGTGAGGGTTTAGATGGGGATCAGATAAGCAGCATTACTACCTACCGGTATAATCCCAAGAAGATTCTAGTCGAAGAGATACTCTGGCTCGCCCATCTAACTCCTGCTCCCCTCCAGGTGGAGGGTACCTTAGGTGATCCGACTTCCTATcctttcttcttattttatccTACGACGTTTAACGGGCCCCCCTCTTTTTATCTCTGCAGTTTCCATGGTGAGCCAAGCTCGCATTAACAAGCGTCTTCGAGCCCAGATTCAAGCTCAATCTCAAGCCCGAGCTACTATGCAAATCGCCTCTTCTCAACCTGTTCTAGCCGCTTCTTCAACACCAGATGCTGATACATCTCCTTGTCCAATTCCCATCGAAGTAGGCAGTGAGGAGACTCAACCACGCAGCCTCCTCCCCCCTAATCACCCTACCATTCAATCTCATAGCTGGAGATTACAGGAACGTGCCTTAGATGATGGGGATTTTGCTGAATCCTCACGGAAGAGGAAATCCCGCGGCAAATCACCCCTCCGCCCCAACCTAATGGGGACTACTCAGTCTCAATCTGGTGGAGGAGGATTACCTTCGGAGGGGACCGGGTCAGAAACTATGCGAAATATGGATGTTCTACGAGGCCTCACAGACTATTGGAGGACTGCTCGATCAGACCTCCGAGGCCCCGATCACCCTGTGGCCCATATGGAAGGAGATAAGTGGATCCCCGACTGGCAAATTTCCCCCCACAGCTCGGTGTTCCGAACTCGTTCGGGTCAAGACTCCTGGGAACTGTATGATGCTAGCTGCCTTCCTCTCGACCAGGCAGCTCTCTTGCAAACCTCATTCACTCGAATGGAAGAACATTGTGCCCACTCACTTGTCCAGGTATCTTATATCtcattactttatttttgcttGACCCTGGATTTTTCTAACTGTTTCTGTTTAGGCGGCCAACTTTGTTCGAGGTCTTAGTCTGAAGTGTGCTGGTTTTCGCCACAATCAAATGGCAGCGGATCGTACGATCCGTGATTTGAGGGCCCAACTCGCCACTTTTTCTTCCAAGGAAGAAGAATGGTCTAGATCGAGGTCGACACAAGAGGCTCGAATCAAGGAACTTGAGGCACAAGTGGTCTCTGAAGCTTCCAAAGCAGCAGCCGATGGGGAAAAGCGAGGTTTTGAAGCGGGTCATGCGGCAGGAAAGATCGTAGGCGTTTCCGAAGGTCGCGAGATCTTTTTGAAATCGGAGGAGTTCGCACAACAAGTTCGAGGGATTCGCCTTCAAGGTGTTCgggattttttaaaaacccTAACCTTTGACTCTGCTGAAATTAAAGCCGCTGACTACCTGCTACAGGATTTTGATCGCTGCAAATCCCAAATCTCTCACCTTCAAGGATTTGCTCCCAACTTTGATATATCTCGCCTTAATCCCAGTCTTGATGTTGACCTTCGCCCCTTGCCTGAGGAAGATGATACGCCCTCCAccgaaaatgatgaattttctgttctattggatgaaattgaaaatctgTAACTTCCTCTTTCATTTACCATCTTTCTTTTAGGACTTACTTTTTATGGTAATGATAATAGATCTTTCTCAGATACAATTTAATGTGATCGACTTGCTGCTTGTAAAAAAANNNNNNNNNNNNNNNNNNNNNNNNNNNNNNNNNNNNNNNNNNNNNNNNNNNNNNNNNNNNNNNNNNNNNNNNNNNNNNNNNNNNNNNNNNNNNNNNNNNNNNNNNNNNNNNNNNNNNNNNNNNNNNNNNNNNNNNNNNNNNNNNNNNNNNNNNNNNNNNNNNNNNNNNNNNNNNNNNNNNNNNNNNNNNNNNNNNNNNNNNNNNNNNNNNNNNNNNNNNNNNNNNNNNNNNNNNNNNNNNNNNNNNNNNNNNNNNNNNNNNNNNNNNNNNNNNNNNNNNNNNNNNNNNNNNNNNNNNNNNNNNNNNNNNNNNNNNNNNNNNNNNNNNNNNNNNNNNNNNNNNNNNNNNNNNNNNNNNNNNNNNNNNNNNNNNNNNNNNNNNNNNNNNNNNNNNNNNNNNNNNNNNNNNNNNNNNNNNNNNNNNNNNNNNNNNNNNNNNNNNNNNNNNNNNNNNNNNNNNNNNNNNNNNNNNNNNNNNNNNNNNNNNNNNNNNNNNNNNNNNNNNNNNNNNNNNNNNNNNNNNNNNNNNNNNNNNNNNNNNNNNNNNNNNNNNNNNNNNNNNNNNNNNNNNNNNNNNNNNNNNNNNNNNNNNNNNNNNNNNNNNNNNNNNNNNNNNNNNNNNNNNNNNNNNNNNNNNNNNNNNNNNNNNNNNNNNNNNNNNNNNNNNNNNNNNNNNNNNNNNNNNNNNNNNNNNNNNNNNNNNNNNNNNNNNNNNNNNNNNNNNNNNNNNNNNNNNNNNNNNNNNNNNNNNNNNNNNNNNNNNNNNNNNNNNNNNNNNNNNNNNNNNNNNNNNNNNNNNNNNNNNNNNNNNNNNNNNNNNNNNNNNNNNNNNNNNNNNNNNNNNNNNNNNNNNNNNNNNNNNNNNNNNNNNNNNNNNNNNNNNNNNNNNNNNNNNNNNNNNNNNNNNNNNNNNNNNNNNNNNNNNNNNNNNNNNNNNNNNNNNNNNNNNNNNNNNNNNNNNNNNNNNNNNNNNNNNNNNNNNNNNNNNNNNNNNNNNNNNNNNNNNNNNNNNNNNNNNNNNNNNNNNNNNNNNNNNNNNNNNNNNNNNNNNNNNNNNNNNNNNNNNNNNNNNNNNNNNNNNNNNNNNNNNNNNNNNNNNNNNNNNNNNNNNNNNNNNNNNNNNNNNNNNNNNNNNNNNNNNNNNNNNNNNNNNNNNNNNNNNNNNNNNNNNNNNNNNNNNNNNNNNNNNNNNNNNNNNNNNNNNNNNNNNNNNNNNNNNNNNNNNNNNNNNNNNNNNNNNNNNNNNNNNNNNNNNNNNNNNNNNNNNNNNNNNNNNNNNNNNNNNNNCATGACCCCTTCGAACTGACCTAAGCTGGGCCCTATTTTTGAGGTTTTCGATGGGTCTCCTTGTATCAATTCCACTTCTTTATGTCCAACAGGTTCTAACCGCCCTGCCTTCAATGCATGccattcttctttctttaCTCCATGaagttttctcttttccttattCTCGCTCTTTCCCAGAGACAGATTATAGCACCTTTTAGCCTCAATTTGGTCGCACACGACCTCTCCTATTCCCGATTGCGTAGGGAACTTCATTTTGAGGTGATATGTTGACACGATGGCCCGGAAAGAATTAAGTCCAGGTCTCCCCAAGATAACGTTATACGCAAAAGGCATATCAACAACTAAAAACTTTACCATCAACGTTCTACGCTTTGGCTCCTCACCCAAGGATGCAGGTAAATCCACCGTCCCCAGTGACGCGACCTCACCTCATCCAAACCCAATCAACGGTGTGTTTGCTGATTCCAGTCGTACATTATCCAGTCCCATCTTATCCAGCACTCCTTTGAAAATTATGTCTGCCGAACTTCCGTTGTCTATTAAAACCTTGTGTATTGTGAAATTTGCTATATCCATTCTTATTACCATCGGATCATTGTCTGTCACTAGCCTTGCACCCGCATCCCGATCTCCAAACACGATCTCTGGGTTATCTGTCATATTTACACCTTGCTTGCGTCGTTCCAGCCTATTCTCTCTTTCAAATTTCCTTCTAGCCCTTCTCGACCATCCCTCCGATCCACCCGCGATAGTGTGGATAATGCCTTTCACAGGCGCGTTTTCTCCCACTGTCCGGTTCTCTCTTTCAGTTGCCCAACTCGGTCGGCGTTCCCGACTTCTCGACCTACCTCTTCGATCACGTCTTCTCTCTTCGAAATTATGAAGATTCTGTCTCCTAAAGTACCCCTGTCGGACCAATCGCTCTATCTCGTCCTTCAACTGATAGCATTCCTCTGTATCATGTCCTTTTTCCCGATGGAAACGACAATATTTGTTCGAGTACCTTTTAGCTGGAGTAATCCTTGTGTGCTTTGGCCAGATCAATACATTATCTTTTTCTACCAACATGAGAGCTTTTGCCCTAGTCATATTTAAAGGAGTGTACTTACTATATTTCGACTGATAAGGTGgctccttttctttctcatttttgggTCGCCTGTCATGATCTCTGCTGTATCTTCCATCCCTGGCTCGTTCTGACGTAATTCTCCATTCCTCATCTTTCATAGCATTCATCTCCTCTTCGTCGATGTATTTCTGTGCCATCGCCATCAACTGCTCCGTATATATCGGCGGGTCCCTCGCTAAAGCAGATGCAAAAACCCCTTTCTTCAACCCATGAATAAGGATACTAGTCATCATATCTATCCTAAGATCCTGCACCTCCAACGTTTCGTTATTAAAGCGTCccataaaactttttaaacTTTCGTTTTCCCCTTGCCGAATAGTAAACAAGTGCGTAGCagatcttttttgttttctcttacTTGCAAAGTGAAATGCAAATTTTTGTACCAGTTGCTCATACGAATCTATACTGCCTGGGGGCAAATTCGTAAACCATTCTTGAGCCTTTCCTGTCAGCGTGGTAACAAACAATTTGGTGACTATGGAGCTTGACTGTCCATACAAATTCATTACCATATCAAAAGCGGCTAGATGTTCTTGAGGATCCCGTGTTCCATCATACTTTGGGAGATCGGGCATCCTAAAACTCGGATTAACCATTTCTATAAGTATCCGGTTAGCGAATGGTGAATTACGATTGTGGGCTACTATTTCTCCCCTCTTCTTGAGTTCATCAATTTGCTTCCCTAGCAAGGCTATCTGCTTACTAACGTTATCCACCTCAGCTCGAGATATGGCTGGCCCTCTGGGACGACTTAAAGCCCTGCTGCTGGACCCCACATCAGAAGGCAGTGGGCCCTTCCTATTCGCTCCCGGTCTACTCATTCCCTCGTTATCTCGCGCATCGACTCCTTCCTAAAACAACCTTTTTCCCGCCACTTCCCTTTCTAACGGAGTTGCTGTTCTTCTCTCATATGCTACCAGGGCCCTTCTCCCCGCTTCTTCCATCATTTGCTGCAGTTCCCGTCGTGTCAATTGTACAGTTCCTTCTCGATCGGTCATGGGGGTATCCATTTCTTGTCGTGAAAAATGTACAATTGGTGCTTGATCTTCTGCCGGAGTCTCCATTTCCCAGACGTTCCTATCCGTCACTTGacgttcccacagacggcgccaaatgATCCGACTGAGATCGCGGGTCGCACTTTAGGTCGTCCCCTTCAGCTCCGGATCCTTAATAACCTGACAATAGAACAAATGTCACCTAGCCGGGGTGGATACCGGCACAGAtgctccgacgctcaagtcagtaCTGAGAATTATCCCtagtaaaacatattttcttaatcttATGAAAGTGAAATTCGAATTAGACCAACCTTTGCACCTTTTTTCCTTCTCCTCTTTATACTGGTTATCTCCATATTCTTACGTGTCCTCTGCACGATCTTTATGCCCGCTCCCACGACCGCTCGTCCTGCTATCGTGGCCCACTTTTTACGGGCTTAAGATTGCCTTTAACCGTCTATCAAATTAGTGTGGAATACTAGGTCTAACTCTTTTTATCTCTGTCCCT is a window from the Sesamum indicum cultivar Zhongzhi No. 13 linkage group LG15, S_indicum_v1.0, whole genome shotgun sequence genome containing:
- the LOC105178392 gene encoding uncharacterized protein LOC105178392 — protein: MSRPGANRKGPLPSDVGSSSRALSRPRGPAISRAEVDNVSKQIALLGKQIDELKKRGEIVAHNRNSPFANRILIEMVNPSFRMPDLPKYDGTRDPQEHLAAFDMVMNLYGQSSSIVTKLFVTTLTGKAQEWFTNLPPGSIDSYEQLVQKFAFHFASKRKQKRSATHLFTIRQGENESLKSFMGRFNNETLEVQDLRIDMMTSILIHGLKKGVFASALARDPPIYTEQLMAMAQKYIDEEEMNAMKDEEWRITSERARDGRYSRDHDRRPKNEKEKEPPYQSKYSKYTPLNMTRAKALMLVEKDNVLIWPKHTRITPAKRYSNKYCRFHREKGHDTEECYQLKDEIERLVRQGYFRRQNLHNFEERRRDRRGRSRSRERRPSWATERENRTVGENAPVKGIIHTIAGGSEGWSRRARRKFERENRLERRKQGVNMTDNPEIVFGDRDAGARLVTDNDPMVIRMDIANFTIHKVLIDNGSSADIIFKGVLDKMGLDNVRLESANTPLIGFG